One Rhodobacteraceae bacterium M385 genomic region harbors:
- a CDS encoding GNAT family N-acetyltransferase: protein MSASEGGVTLRRLTDTDRAAFATITIPPAQETFGGRPEAAFDDLPEHMDLYGIETAEGPAGLFRIDRGYGAYDFAAQDEVGLRYFIVDHRQQGRGIAAAALGQLPDVLRRDYPDAPSIALTVNCRNLGAYRVYERAGFKDTGALYLGGGAGPQHIMRLGL, encoded by the coding sequence GTGAGCGCGAGTGAAGGCGGCGTGACCCTGCGCCGCCTGACCGATACGGACCGCGCGGCCTTTGCCACAATCACGATACCGCCTGCACAAGAGACCTTTGGCGGGCGGCCCGAGGCAGCCTTCGATGATCTGCCAGAGCACATGGACCTTTACGGGATCGAAACCGCCGAAGGGCCTGCGGGCCTTTTCAGGATTGATCGGGGCTACGGGGCCTATGATTTTGCCGCCCAAGATGAGGTTGGTTTGCGGTATTTCATCGTCGACCATCGCCAACAGGGGCGCGGAATCGCAGCGGCGGCCTTGGGGCAATTACCAGACGTGCTGCGCCGCGATTACCCCGATGCGCCTTCCATTGCTTTGACCGTGAATTGCCGCAACTTGGGCGCTTACCGTGTCTATGAACGGGCCGGGTTCAAGGACACAGGTGCGCTCTATCTGGGCGGGGGCGCAGGACCGCAACATATCATGCGGTTGGGCCTGTGA
- a CDS encoding M20/M25/M40 family metallo-hydrolase translates to MGGAAALLSGPVAAQADPIAALVDQVSTDALANVIHGLTRFPTRFTGHPNFPVVEGWVYDLMAQQGDVTRFGFQMPSGKTRHNFILGDASDTRGVILIGAHYDSASEDPMNNAPGANDNATGMAAMFEAYRILSGAGLNKSIVAVAFAGEEQGLFGSAALAEFARTEGWPIEMMVNLDMLGWRPPNPNAPMIVEYDMGNAVADNDAASAVFGQLMAQVAAQYTTLNTTHTDIWSSDYMPFEAAGFPAMGLYDGGVESPRYGTSRDIPEVIDYGRLEQATRMVVAGVARYCGV, encoded by the coding sequence ATGGGTGGGGCCGCCGCCCTGCTTTCCGGCCCCGTGGCCGCGCAGGCTGATCCGATTGCGGCGCTGGTCGATCAAGTCTCGACCGATGCGCTGGCGAACGTGATCCACGGGCTGACACGCTTTCCGACGCGCTTCACAGGCCATCCCAACTTCCCGGTTGTCGAAGGCTGGGTCTATGATCTGATGGCCCAACAGGGCGATGTCACGCGGTTTGGGTTCCAGATGCCCTCCGGCAAGACACGGCACAATTTCATTCTGGGCGATGCCAGCGATACACGCGGGGTGATCTTGATCGGGGCGCATTACGACAGCGCCTCGGAAGATCCGATGAACAACGCGCCCGGTGCCAATGATAACGCCACCGGCATGGCCGCGATGTTTGAGGCTTACCGCATCCTGTCAGGCGCGGGGCTTAACAAAAGCATCGTTGCGGTGGCTTTTGCGGGGGAGGAACAGGGGCTGTTCGGCTCCGCCGCGTTGGCGGAGTTTGCCCGGACCGAGGGCTGGCCGATCGAGATGATGGTGAACCTTGATATGTTGGGATGGCGCCCACCCAACCCGAACGCGCCGATGATCGTGGAATACGACATGGGCAATGCCGTGGCGGACAATGATGCAGCCTCTGCTGTTTTCGGGCAGCTAATGGCCCAGGTCGCGGCCCAATACACCACGTTGAACACCACCCATACAGACATATGGTCCAGCGATTACATGCCGTTCGAGGCGGCGGGTTTCCCAGCTATGGGGCTTTACGACGGCGGGGTGGAAAGCCCCCGTTACGGCACCAGCCGCGATATCCCTGAAGTCATCGACTACGGCCGGCTAGAGCAGGCGACGCGCATGGTCGTGGCCGGGGTGGCGCGATACTGTGGGGTGTAG
- a CDS encoding Gfo/Idh/MocA family oxidoreductase, whose translation MTQHLTWGILGAAGFARKTMAPAIHAARRTRPKSIATRDPARAIPFEDLVPGLRVERSYDAILSDPEIDAVYIPLPNALHTEWSIKAAEAGKHVLCEKPIGLSTDDFDTLIATREATGRLIAEAWMPAHHPQWHRTRQLIAEGAIGRLHHVTGVFTYGLADPSNIRLSADLGGGALRDIGVYPIGAFRLATGLEPAPVHVDMVRENGVDTSTWVSSRAGNVRFDFHVSMRASRYQTMMFHGTEGTLCVPAPFNPGSYAEAQIIIERDGAEVQVIRYPGVDQYIAQVEAVAAYVLDGAAFACPLERSRGTQAVLDAIFAQATG comes from the coding sequence ATGACACAACATCTGACATGGGGCATCCTCGGGGCCGCTGGTTTTGCGCGTAAAACCATGGCTCCCGCGATCCACGCCGCCCGCCGCACCCGCCCGAAATCCATTGCCACCCGCGATCCCGCCCGCGCGATCCCATTCGAAGACCTCGTGCCCGGGTTGCGAGTCGAGCGGAGCTACGACGCCATCTTGAGTGACCCCGAGATTGACGCCGTCTACATCCCCCTGCCCAACGCGCTGCACACGGAATGGAGCATTAAGGCCGCCGAGGCTGGAAAGCACGTGCTGTGCGAAAAGCCGATTGGCCTGTCGACCGATGATTTCGACACTCTGATTGCAACGCGTGAGGCCACAGGCCGCCTGATCGCAGAGGCCTGGATGCCGGCCCATCACCCGCAATGGCACCGCACGCGCCAATTGATCGCCGAGGGCGCCATCGGGCGCCTGCATCATGTGACCGGCGTGTTTACCTATGGCCTTGCCGACCCTTCGAACATCCGCCTTTCGGCTGATCTGGGCGGCGGTGCGTTGCGCGATATCGGGGTCTATCCCATCGGGGCCTTCCGCCTTGCGACGGGGTTGGAGCCTGCGCCCGTCCATGTCGATATGGTGCGCGAGAATGGTGTCGACACCTCGACCTGGGTGTCGTCACGGGCGGGAAACGTGCGGTTTGATTTCCACGTATCCATGCGCGCCTCGCGCTATCAAACCATGATGTTTCACGGCACTGAAGGGACGCTTTGCGTGCCCGCGCCGTTCAACCCCGGCTCTTACGCCGAGGCGCAGATTATCATTGAACGCGACGGGGCTGAGGTGCAGGTGATCCGCTATCCCGGCGTTGATCAATACATCGCGCAGGTTGAAGCCGTGGCAGCCTATGTCCTTGACGGTGCCGCTTTCGCTTGTCCGCTGGAACGATCTCGAGGCACCCAAGCGGTGTTGGACGCGATTTTTGCCCAAGCAACTGGTTAA
- a CDS encoding DUF4389 domain-containing protein, producing MARNDDENLEGRLNGEQPEGERDAILQRLLHVVLIAIMLSLASTVLTAITVIQFIVIAVSKGEPNERLADFGTDLGIWMAKAARYQAAASDVKPWPWTDLD from the coding sequence ATGGCCCGAAATGATGACGAGAATCTAGAAGGCCGCCTGAACGGCGAACAGCCCGAGGGCGAGCGTGATGCGATCTTGCAGCGGCTGCTACATGTGGTCCTGATCGCCATCATGCTCAGCCTTGCCAGCACGGTTCTGACAGCGATCACCGTGATCCAATTCATCGTGATTGCCGTCTCCAAGGGAGAGCCGAATGAAAGGTTGGCCGATTTCGGCACCGATCTGGGGATTTGGATGGCCAAGGCCGCCCGTTACCAAGCGGCGGCCTCGGACGTGAAGCCTTGGCCCTGGACCGATCTAGACTAG
- a CDS encoding membrane dipeptidase — protein MRVFGKFLGRLLLLAVVLFAAFLAFGPGYVESQRNAVNWQGPYPVSDDAAALHGSLTIGDWHADSLLWNRDLTRESTFGHVDVPRLLTGNVALQVFTAVTKSPAGQNYHENTADARDNITTLAMAQLWPPRTWNSLTERALYQAERLHGFAETSDGALRVITTEADLDALLLARSQGVQVVGGLLGIEGAHALEGDIANLDRMEDAGYRVIGLHHFFDNELGGSLHGVGDQGLTAFGQEVVAEVVARGMVLDLAHSSEQVARDVIAATDIPLIVSHTGLRSACDAHRNFPDDLMRAIVANGADQGGGVIGIGYWADVTCDDSPDGVARVIMAAIEAVGVDHVSLGSDYDGSVSVGFVSSELSALTDALLRAGATDDQIRAVMGENMLRVLRARLN, from the coding sequence ATGCGGGTTTTTGGTAAGTTTCTCGGACGGTTATTGCTGCTTGCGGTCGTGCTTTTCGCGGCCTTTTTGGCCTTTGGGCCGGGCTATGTGGAATCCCAACGCAACGCGGTGAACTGGCAAGGTCCCTACCCTGTTTCAGATGATGCCGCCGCCCTGCACGGGTCTTTGACCATCGGGGATTGGCACGCGGACAGCCTGCTTTGGAACCGGGATCTGACCCGCGAAAGCACCTTTGGCCACGTCGATGTGCCCCGCCTTCTGACCGGCAACGTGGCGCTGCAAGTTTTTACGGCCGTCACGAAATCTCCGGCCGGGCAGAATTACCACGAGAACACCGCAGATGCCCGCGACAACATCACCACACTGGCCATGGCGCAACTCTGGCCGCCGCGCACCTGGAACAGCTTGACCGAGCGCGCGCTTTATCAGGCCGAGCGTTTGCATGGTTTCGCAGAAACCTCGGACGGCGCGTTGCGTGTCATCACCACCGAGGCTGATTTGGACGCACTGCTATTGGCCCGCAGCCAAGGGGTGCAGGTCGTGGGCGGATTGTTGGGGATTGAGGGCGCCCACGCGCTGGAAGGCGATATCGCCAACCTCGACCGGATGGAGGACGCGGGCTACCGGGTCATCGGATTGCACCATTTCTTCGACAACGAATTGGGCGGATCACTGCACGGTGTCGGCGACCAAGGGTTAACGGCGTTCGGACAAGAAGTCGTGGCCGAGGTCGTGGCCCGCGGCATGGTGCTGGACCTTGCCCATTCCTCGGAACAAGTCGCCCGCGACGTGATCGCGGCCACGGATATTCCGCTGATTGTTAGCCACACGGGCCTGCGATCCGCCTGTGATGCGCATCGCAATTTCCCCGACGATCTGATGCGGGCGATTGTGGCCAACGGCGCGGATCAAGGGGGCGGCGTGATCGGGATCGGCTATTGGGCCGATGTGACCTGTGATGACAGCCCCGATGGGGTCGCCCGTGTGATTATGGCGGCGATTGAAGCGGTTGGGGTGGATCACGTCTCGCTTGGGTCGGACTATGATGGATCGGTTTCGGTGGGGTTTGTGTCGTCCGAATTGTCTGCCCTGACAGATGCCCTGCTGCGGGCGGGTGCGACGGACGATCAGATTCGCGCGGTCATGGGCGAAAACATGCTACGAGTTCTGCGGGCGCGGTTGAACTGA
- a CDS encoding M3 family oligoendopeptidase, with protein sequence MRLSFPAPARDAVSDTGGAPLEGLPEWDLSDLYEGQDASDLKRDLDWLEGACRSFATDYEGKLADLDAAGLLECTLRYEKIDMIAGRIMSFAGLRYYQKTTDGERAKFMSDMQDKITTYTTPLVFFSLEFNRIEDAPYEAMMAENGDLERYKPVFDRMRAMKPYQLSDELEKFLHDSSVVGSSAWNKLFDEQIAGLVFEVDGESMGIEATLNLLTDSDRTRREAGARALAEKFEETAPLFARVHNTLAKEKEIGDRWRGLPSPQASRHLANHVEPEVVEALRNAVVAAYPRLSHRYYALKAKWMGLDKMQVWDRNAPLPMEENRIVGWDEAQRVVSEAYAAFDPRMEELARPFFTDGWIDAGVKEGKAPGAFAHPTVSDVHPYVMLNYLGKPRDVMTLAHELGHGVHQRLAAGQGEMLSSTPLTLAETASVFGEMLTFRKMLSEAKDDAARKVMLAGKVEDMINTVVRQIAFYDFECKLHDARRNGELTVDDINALWMSVQGESLGPVFEFMDGYETFWAYIPHFVHSPFYVYAYAFGDGLVNALYAVYEEGEEGFEEKYFDMLKAGGSKHHKELLAPFGLDASDPAFWDKGLSMIEGFIDALEAME encoded by the coding sequence ATGCGCCTGTCGTTTCCCGCCCCCGCCCGCGATGCTGTGTCTGACACCGGAGGCGCGCCGTTGGAGGGTTTGCCGGAGTGGGATTTGAGCGACCTTTATGAAGGCCAGGACGCGAGCGATCTGAAGCGGGACTTGGATTGGTTGGAGGGGGCGTGCCGTTCCTTTGCCACCGATTACGAAGGGAAGTTGGCCGACTTGGACGCGGCGGGTTTGCTGGAATGCACCTTGCGCTATGAAAAGATCGACATGATCGCCGGGCGCATCATGTCTTTCGCCGGTCTGCGGTATTACCAGAAAACGACCGATGGCGAGCGGGCGAAGTTCATGTCCGACATGCAGGACAAGATCACCACCTACACCACGCCGCTGGTCTTTTTCTCTCTAGAGTTCAACCGCATTGAGGATGCGCCTTATGAGGCGATGATGGCGGAGAACGGAGACCTTGAGCGCTATAAGCCGGTGTTTGACCGGATGCGCGCGATGAAGCCCTATCAGTTGAGCGATGAGTTGGAGAAGTTTCTTCACGACAGCTCGGTCGTGGGGTCGTCGGCTTGGAACAAGCTCTTTGATGAGCAGATCGCGGGTCTGGTGTTTGAAGTCGATGGCGAGAGCATGGGCATCGAAGCGACCCTGAACCTTCTGACCGACAGTGACCGGACGCGGCGTGAGGCGGGTGCACGGGCGCTGGCCGAGAAGTTTGAAGAAACCGCGCCGCTGTTTGCGCGGGTTCACAACACCTTGGCGAAAGAAAAAGAGATTGGCGATCGGTGGCGCGGGTTGCCCTCGCCGCAAGCGAGCCGTCATTTGGCCAACCATGTGGAGCCTGAGGTGGTGGAAGCCCTGCGCAATGCCGTGGTCGCCGCCTATCCGCGCCTGTCGCATCGCTATTATGCGCTGAAGGCCAAGTGGATGGGGTTGGACAAGATGCAGGTCTGGGACCGCAATGCCCCCCTGCCGATGGAAGAAAACCGCATCGTAGGATGGGACGAGGCGCAGCGCGTCGTGTCCGAGGCCTACGCCGCCTTTGATCCGCGGATGGAAGAATTGGCGCGGCCCTTCTTCACCGACGGCTGGATTGATGCCGGCGTGAAAGAGGGCAAGGCCCCCGGCGCTTTTGCCCACCCAACCGTGAGCGACGTGCACCCTTACGTGATGCTCAACTACCTGGGCAAACCGCGCGATGTCATGACCCTCGCGCACGAGTTGGGCCACGGCGTTCACCAACGCTTGGCCGCAGGGCAAGGTGAGATGTTATCCTCTACCCCGCTGACATTGGCCGAAACCGCATCTGTATTCGGCGAAATGCTGACCTTCCGCAAGATGCTGTCCGAGGCCAAGGACGATGCTGCGCGCAAGGTGATGCTGGCGGGCAAGGTCGAGGATATGATCAACACCGTCGTGCGCCAGATCGCCTTCTACGATTTCGAGTGCAAGCTGCATGACGCGCGTCGAAATGGTGAGCTGACTGTCGATGACATCAACGCCCTGTGGATGTCGGTGCAAGGCGAAAGCCTTGGCCCAGTATTCGAGTTCATGGACGGCTATGAGACCTTCTGGGCCTACATCCCGCATTTCGTCCATTCGCCCTTCTATGTCTATGCCTATGCCTTCGGTGATGGCCTCGTGAACGCGCTTTATGCCGTCTATGAGGAAGGCGAAGAGGGCTTTGAAGAGAAGTATTTCGACATGCTGAAGGCGGGGGGATCAAAGCACCACAAGGAGCTTTTGGCGCCCTTCGGGCTCGACGCCAGCGATCCGGCGTTCTGGGACAAGGGCCTGAGCATGATCGAGGGCTTCATTGACGCGTTGGAGGCGATGGAGTGA